In Drosophila simulans strain w501 chromosome 3R, Prin_Dsim_3.1, whole genome shotgun sequence, a single window of DNA contains:
- the LOC6728719 gene encoding metallothionein-1, whose translation MPCPCGSGCKCASQATKGSCNCGSDCKCGGDKKSACGCSK comes from the exons ATGCCTTGCCCATGCGGAAGCG GATGCAAATGCGCCAGCCAGGCCACCAAGGGATCCTGCAACTGCGGATCTGACTGCAAGTGCGGCGGCGACAAGAAATCCGCCTGCGGCTGCTCCAAGTGA